The Pyxidicoccus sp. MSG2 DNA segment GACCACGCCGCGAGCGGCGCGGCGCCCGGCACTCGCACGCGGTACAGCAGCGAGCCCGGGCTCAGTGCAGCCACCACCAGCAGCGCGAAGGCGCAGGCCACCAGCGAGTAGCCAAAGCCCGTCATCGCGAAGCCGTACCCGTAGCCGTCGATGTAGTAGTACCGCGCGAGCAGCGCGAAGAGGACCGTGGTGGCGAGCACTCCCGCGCCCAGCGTGGCCCCGCCCCGGCCGGTGACGCGCTTCCAGAGTTCTGGATGGAAGTTCTTCAGCATGGCGATGGCCACACCGGGCAGGAACTCGTCGAAGCGGCAGAACGAGGAGTAGTAGATGTTCGGGTAGTAGCCCTCGACGGCGCCGCCCTCCTCCAGTCCGTACCGGAACCACAGCACGCAGCGCAGCGTGACACCGGCGACCATCAGCCCCGCCAGCGCGAACCAGGCCACCCGCTTCGACAGGGAGCGGCCGAAGTGCAGCGCGCCGACGATGACCAGCGGGAGCAGGACGTAGAACTGCTCCTCGATGCACAGCGACCATGCATGGGAGAATGCCGTGCCCGGCTGCAGCCACAGGTTCTGTGTGAAGGTGAGGAAGCGCCACAGCGGCGGGGGCGTCTTGCCGCCCATGAGCGTGGGCAGCGTGAAGTACAGCGCCAGCACCACGTAGTAGTTGGGCAGCGTCCGCAGCAGGCGTCGGAGGTAGAACGCTCGCAGCGACAGCGACTTCCCCTTCGTGACGCCGGAGAGGAGCTGGTTTCCAATCAGGTAACCGCTCAGCACGAAGAACAGGTCCACCCCCGTCCAGCCCACGGTGCTGACCCAGCCGAAGGTCGGCTCGCCGCTGACGAACACCCTGTAGTGGTAGGCGAACACCAGCAGGATGGCGACCGCTCGGAGCGTGTCGAGCCCATCGAACCGGGGGGAAGTCTGCGCGGAAGTCACGGTGCGAACCCTCGTCCCGGGAGCGGCGGGCTCCCATGGCTGTAGCACCGGAGCGTGGGCCGGAAAGACCCACCCCGCCACTTTGCGGCGGCGCCCCGCGGATGTGTCCTGCGCCGCGCAGGCGGGCTGCACCCCGAGCCGTTGCCGCTCCGGCGCGCGCCTCCCTAACTCCACCCCCTTCGTCGCGGTCCTTCGCCGACAAGGGGGAAACATGTCCGGGTATCGCCTCATCTCAGGGCTCGTGGGGCTGGGGGTCCTGCTTGGCTTCGCCCGGCCCGCCGAGGCCGCGTGCAGCTACGCGGCGTGCACCGCCCTATCGGCCGTGGACCGCACCTTCACCTCGGGCACGCGGTGGGCGTTCTCCGTCCAGAGCTGCCCGTGTGAGGGGTTGTCCATCCGGAATGCCTCCTTCACGCCTCGGGGAGGCACGTCGCGGGTGGTGCTCTCGCAGGCGGCCATCGCGGAGATTCACGTCCCCTATCTCGTGGGCACGCCCCGCCTCCTGGACGTCACCCGGGATTCCGAGGGGCTGGGCGTCAGGGCCATCCAGCTGAGCCAGGCGGAGTGCGCGGGAGGCACGCTGCTGGCCAACAACCGCATCTGCGTGAACATCGAGGACCGCGGCTACGCCTGGAAGTTGTCGACCACCTTCCAGCGGGGCGAGCTCGTCTCGGTGACCATGGCCTCGCAGCTCGGCACGTACACGTACATCAACCGGTGGGAGTTCCACGATGATGGGACCATCCAGCCCATGCTGGGGATGACGGGGCGGCTCGCGTATTACGGGACGACCGTGGCCTATGCGCCCTATGGCAGTCGCATGGACTCCGTGGCGAACCCGACGCCGTCCTACGGGCTCACCCACATGCACAACGTCTATTACCGGATGGACTTCGACCTCGGTGGCTCGGCGAACGACGCCATCGCTCGGATGACCCTCCAGCCGTCCACGGCCCCGTCTCCCGGGAGCACCTGCGCCACGCCGGGAACCTGCTGGACGAACGTGGAGACGCCCATCCTGACCGAGTCCGCCCATGACATCGTCGCCGAGGCCTATTCGACGTGGCACATCTACGACAAGCAACTCACCAACAGCGACGGGCGCAGCGTGGGCTATGAGCTCGTCCCCAAGCTCGATGGATTGTGGACCGGACAGGTCACCACCGATGAGCCCTGGTCCCAACACGAGGTCTGGGTCACCCGGTTCAATGCCTGCGAGACGCTCGCGGTGAGGAACTTCCCTCCCCACATCAGGTCGACCTGCGCCTCCGCTCCTTCGAATGTGGGCGCCATGGTCGACGGCCAATCCGTGGATGGGCAGGACCTGGTGGTCTGGTACGTCAACCGGCACCTGCACACGCCTCGTGACGAGGACGAGGTCAACATGCCCACCGAGTGGATGTCCTTCACGCTCAAGCCGAGAAGCTTCCACCACCGGAACCCGCTCGAGCCCTGAGCGCGTCCCGGCCCTTGCTTCAGTCCCCTCGCAGCGCAATCGCGGGCGGCACACGGGCGGCCCGGCGCGCCGGCAGCAGCGCGGCGAGGAAGGCCACCGCGCCGAGCACCAGCACCACTCCCGCGTAGGTCATCGGGTCCACGGGGCGTACCCCGCTGAGCAGGTGTGTGAGCGCGCGGCTGGCCCCGGCGGCGAGGCCGAGCCCCACCACCAGGCCCGCCGCGGTGAGACCCAGATAGCGGCCCAGCACCAGGCCCGTCACCTGCCGCTCCCGCGCGCCCAGTGCCATGCGGATGCCCAGTTCGCGCGTGCGCTGCAGCACCGCGTACGCCACCACGCCGTAGAGCCCCACCGCAGCGAGCAGCAGCGCCACGCCCGCGAAGAGCCCCACCAGCAGCAGGTAGAAGCGCAGCGGCGCCACCGTGCCGTCCACCACCGAGGACAGCGTGCGCACGCTGCTGACCGCGAGGCTCGCGTCCAGGGCGCGAAGCTCCGCGCGCACCGCCGACGCCAGCGCGAGCGGCTCTCCGTCCGTGCGCACGAGCAGCGTCATGCCGGTGCCTCGCGCCTGCTCGTAGGGCACGAACAGTTCCGGCACGGCGGGCGCCCCGAGCCCGTCGAGGGCCTGGTCCTCCACCACCCCCACCACCCGGCCTCCGAAGGCGCCGTTGCCCCAGTCCATCTCCGTGCTCACGGTGTGGCCGACAGGGTCCTCGTCGGGCCAGAAGCGGCGCGCCGCCTCGGCGCTGACGAGCACCACGCGCCCGCCCCTGTCTTCCGCCGTCAGGCCCCGGCCGCGCAGCACCTTCACGCGCAGCGCCTCCAGCGCTCCCGGAGTGATGATGCGCACCCGCGTCTCCCACGGCGCATCCCCCGGAGCCGAGGGCCGATGCGCGTCCTTCAGGGGGACGGTCCACTTGATGCCCCCGTCCATGGGCAGCAGGCTCACCGCGCCCGCCGCCTTCACGCCAGGCAGCGCGCGCACCCGCTCCAGCAGGGAGTCGTAGAAGGCCTCGGGTGCGGCGCTGCCGAAGCGGTAGTGCAGGGGTGGCAGCTCCATCCTCACCGTCAGCACGCCCTCGGGCTGGAAGCCCGGCTCGGCGCCGCGCAGGTGGACGAAGCTGCGCAGGAGCAGGCCCGCGCTCACCAGCAGCAGCACCGCGAGCGCCGTCTCCCCGATGATGAGGACCGAGCGCGTGCGGTGGCGATGCGCGCTGGTGCCACCGCCGCCGCTCACCGCGCGCAGGCCGCGCCCCAGGTCCGCCCGCGCGGCGTGCAGCGCCGGCACGAGCCCGAAGAGGAACGTGGTGAGCACCGCCAGCCCGGCCGTGAAGGCCAGCACGGTGCGATTGAGTGCCACCTCGTCGATGCGCGGAATGTCGCGGGGGCCGAAGAGGGCCAGTGCATCCAGCGCCCACATCGCCGCGAGCAGGCCCGCCCCGCCGCCCAGCACGGAGAGCAGCGCGCTCTCCAGCAGCAACTCGCGCGCGAGGCGGCCCCGGCTGGCGCCCAGGGCCAGCCGGACGGACAGCTCCCCCTCTCGCGAGGTGGCGCGCGCCAACAGGAGATGCGTGAGGTTGGCGCAGGCGATGAGCAGCACCAGCCCCACCGCCCCCAGGAGCAGCAGGAGCGAGGGCCGCACGTTGCCCAGCAGCACGTCACGCAGCAGCTCCACGCTGGCGCCCGTGTCCGCGTTCGTCTTCGGGTACTGCTCGGCCAGCCGGCGGGCGATACCGGAGACTTCCGTGCGCGCCTCCTCCAGGCTCACACCCGGGGCGAGCCGGCCGTACACCTCCAGCCAGTGCGCGCCGCGTGCCTCCGACTTCACCATGCTCGCGTCCCATTGCAGGGGCGTCCACAGCTCCGAGCGCGCGGGGAAGTCGAAGCCGGGCGCCGCCACGCCCACCACCGTCCACGGCTGCGGGCCGCCCAAATCCAACGAGCGGCCCAGCACGGACGGGCTGCCGCCGAAGCGCCGCTGCCACAGTCCATGGGAGAGCACCGCCACCTGGGGCGCGCCCGGTGCGTCGTCGCCCGCCTGGAGTCCCCGGCCCAGCTGCACGCCCGCGCCGAGCACCTGGAAGAACTCCGCCGACACCAGCCCCGTCTGGATTTTCTCCGGCGAGGACTCCGGGCCGTCGGCCCCCAGCGTCACCGCCGCGCTCGCCAGGCCCACCACGCCCTCGAAGGCACGGGCCTGCTCGCGCACGTCCCTCAAGTCCAACGGCGAGGTGGGGCCGGGGCCCTGCCTGCCCACCGTGTACAGGCGCACCAGCCGGGCGTCGTCGCGCATGGGCAGTGGCCGCAGCAGCACCGCATGCACCACGCTGAAGATGGCCACATTGGCACCGATGCCGAGGGCCAGCGTGGCCACCGCCACCACCGTGAAGGTGGGGCTGCGACGCAGCCGGCGCAGCGCGAGCCGGAGGTCCTGGAGGAGGGTGTCCATTCCAGGACCCGGGAGCATGGACCATGCCAGCCCGCACGGCCAACCCCGCCCGGACGGCGGGCAGGCACGGCGGGAGACACACGTGCCCGGCGCTGGGAATCTTCATTCCCGCATCCGGACAGGCGTCGTCACGGGAGCGCTCAGAACGGCTCGAAGCAGTCGTAGTTGCGCTGCGAGAGGATGCGGCCGTCCTTGAAGGTGAGGAACATGCCGCAGGCGGCGCGCAGCTCCGCCCCCACGGCCAGCGTGCGCAGCGGCACCGCGAGCGTGCCCGTCCAGTCCACCTCCAGCGCCACGGTGTCGCCCTGCTCCATCGTGCCGCGCACGGCGTAGCGCTGCGACGACAGCAGCGTCTTCGCGCGCTCCGAGTCCTCGAGCAGCTTCTTCAGCTCCCGCGTCTGGCCGTTGCGGGTGAGCGCATTGGGGTACTCGCGTTGCACCGCATCCGGGTGGAAGAAGGGCGCCAGTGCTTCGCCCGCCACTCCGTTCTCCAGGGCCTGGAGGTAGCGCAGCGCGGTGTCGAGGTTCGTCGTGGACATGGACTCCTCCGGGAAATTGCACAACCCATGTTGCACGACCATACGTCTTCCAGCACCTGCCGGGCGGCCCGCGCTCCATCGTGCCATGCTCGCGCGCCATGGCCCTTCCCCTGGAAGACTACGCACTCATCGGTGACACGCAGAGCGCCGCGCTGGTTGGCAAGGACGGCTCCATCGACTGGTTGTGCTGGCCGCGCTTCGACTCGGACGCGTGCTTCGCCGCGCTGCTGGGCGACGCGTCCCACGGACGGTGGCTGCTCGCCCCGGCGGGCGGCATCCTCAAGGTGACACGCCGCTACCGCCCCGGCTCGCTGGTGCTGGAGACGGACTACGAGACGGAGGACGGCGCGGTGCGCGTGGTGGACTGCATGCCCCCGCGCGGCAGGGAGCCGGACCTCGTGCGCGTGGTGTACGGCCTGAAGGGCTCCGTCCCCATGCGCATGGAGTTGCTCGCCCACTTCGGCTACGGCGACCGCTCGCCGTGGGTGCGCCTCCATGACGACCATGCGTCCGCGCGCGCGGGTCCGGACTCGGTGGCCCTGCGCACCCCCGTGAAGCTGCAACGGCGGGGTGGACTCTTCACCGCGGACTTCCCGGTGGAACCGGGTGCGCGCGTGCCCTTCGTCCTCTCCTGGCACCCCTCGCACGAACCGCCGCCGCCCCCGCTGGACGCGCTGGCCGCCGTGGCGGACACCGAGGCGTGGTGGAAGGAATGGTCCTCGCGCCTGGTGTCCACCGGGCCGTGGCACGAGCACGTCGAGCGCTCGCTCATCACGCTCAAGGCGCTCACGTACTCGCCCACGGGGGGCATCGTCGCGGCGCCCACCACGTCGCTGCCGCTGTCCTCGGGAGGCCGTCCTGGCGACGCGCGCTTCTGCTGGCTGGGCGACGCGACGAATGCGCTCCAGGCGCTGCTGGACGGGGGCTACCTGGACGAGGCCCGCGCGTGGCGCGACTGGCTGGTGCGCGCGGTGGCCGGCGAGCCGGACGAATTGCAGTCCTCGTACGGCGTCGCGGGGGAGCGGCGCTTCCCCGAGCAGGAATTGCCGTGGCTGCCCGGCTACGAGGGCGCGCGGCCGGCGCGCATCGGCCATGCGCCCCGTCGCGGCCTGGGCACCGAGGACGTGGGCGAGGTCATGGGGTGCTTCAGCGACGCCGCGCGCCGGGGACTGCCTCCCAGCGGCGACGCGTGGGCACTGCAGCGGGCCATGCTCGAGCACCTGGAGGGGGCGTGGCTCCGGACTCCGGCGGAAGGGCCGGCCCTCACGTATCCCCGGGTGATGGCGTGGGTGGCGGTGGACCGGGCGCTGGAGAGCGCCGCGCGCTTCGGCCTGGATGCGCCGGTGGAGCGCTGGAAGCGGCTGCGCTCGGACGTGCACGCGGAGGTGTGCCGCGACGGCTTCGACTCGCGGAGCGGTGCCTTCACCCGTGAGTACGGCGGCCGAGGCCTGGACGCGCGGCTGCTGCGCCTGGGGCGGTTGGGCTTCCTGCCCGCTGTCGACGCGCGCGTGCGCGGCACGGTGGAGGCGGTGGAGCGCGGCCTGGGCGAGGGGGACTTCGTGCGCCAGGACGACTCGCGCGGCGCGGGCGTGTCCCTGGTGTGCAGCTTCTGGCTGGCGGACAGCCTGCACCTCATGGGCCGGCGCGACGAGGCCCGCGTCCTGTTCGAGCGGCTCCTCCAGGTGCGCAACGACGTGGGCCTGCTGCCGGAGGAGTATGACCCGCGCAAGCGCCGCATGGCCGGCCACTTCCCGCACACGTCCAGCCACGTGGCCCTGGTCCAGGCGGCCATGGGGCTGTCGCGGGGCACCGCGCTGACGGGGGAGGGTGCCTGAAAAGCAGAAGCCCCTCCGTGCGGCATGCACGGAGGGGCCTGTCTTTCAATCTGTAGCCGAACTCCCGCCTACTTGCAGGAGCGCGCCGGCATGCCGTCAATCCAGTCGGCGATGAGCTGCGAGCCCTGGTCGTGCCGGAGGGCGCGGCCAAGCTGCGGCATCATCTTCCCGGACTCCACCGTGTTGAGCCGGTACCAGAGGATGGACACCGTGTGGTCGCCGGGGACGATGTCGAACTCGCCGCCCACACCACTGCCCGCCGAGCCCGGCCGCTTGCAGGCACCCATGTTCAGGGTGAGCTCCTCGGTGCTGTCGATGTCGAGGAACAGCTGGCTGGTATCCCCCGCCGTCGCATTCCGCCGGTGGCAGTGCGCGCAGTTGATGTCCAGGTAGGTGCGGGCCCGGATGCTCAGGTCCGCATCCGCCGGGTTGAACGCGTCCGGCGCGCGCGGCAGCTGGATGGCCGGAGGCGCCCCCGTCAGCTTCCCCAGCTCCGCCAGATGCTGGAGCTGGTTGACCTGCACCCCGCCGTAGTCGTGGTTCCGGTTGAGGTAGCGGGCCTTCACACCGATGGGGAGCAGCACCTGGTTCTGTGCCGCGTCCAGGATGTGGTGGCACTGGCTGCACTGGTTCTTGCTGGGCACCAGGTAGTCGAGCGTCCGGGACACGCCGTCCGCGCCGATGAACGTGAGGTTGCGCACCACGCGGCCGCCGTTGGCCAGCGTGGCCTCCGTCTGGGCGTCGTTCCAGAAGTACGGGTACGCCTCCCAGCCGCCGGGCTGCCGCACCAGCACGCGCGTCTCGATGACACGCACGTTCTTCTCCGGCTCGCGGAGGTCCGCGGGGAAGGAGAACGTCTTGGTGATGAGCGTGCCCACCGGCAAATCCAGCACGTCCTTGGGCTGATACGCCGCCTTCTTCCCCGGGGGGATGTAGAGCGTGCGGGACTTGAGGGCGTAGTCGGAGAAGAGCGCCGTGGTCAGCTCGTAGGGGACGTTGCCCTCCACCGGCACGAGCCCGCCCGTCGCCGGGCTGCCGGTGAAGAGGCCCAGGTCCGACAGGTTCGTGGGGATGACCACCGAGCCGTCCGGCAGCCCCGGCCCGGCGTCCGGTGTCCCCGCGTCCCCGCCGCCATCCGGAGTCCCGCTGTCCTCGCCCGCGTCCGTGCCGGCATCCACCCCGGCGTCCGCGGTGCCACTGTCCACCGGCGGTGTGCCGGAGTCCTCCTGGGAGGTCCCCGCGTCGGGCCCCGTCCCGGGCGGGTCATCACCGCCGGAGCACGAGGCCACCGCTGCGGTCAGCAACACCGCGGCGAGGCCCCATCCGAGTCCGGAGCTGAACGGCTTGCGCATGCGACGCTTCTCCTCCGACACCCGCATCGACGACGGCCTCAGGGAAGCGCCAGCGCCGGAGCGAAGCCGGAGCAGTTGAACGGCGCCGCGCCCTGCGAGTAGCGGCGCGTCTCCGCGAAGGCGCCGGGCACGTCCGGCGACGCGGACATGAGCTTCGCGGCGACGGCCTGCAGGTCGAAGTCCACGATGGCTTCCTTGGTCGTGGCCGGCAGCGTGTTGCCGGTGAAGCAGATGTTGATGGGGTTCTTCAGCGTCTCGTTGCGCGGCGCCGGGTCGATGCCGTCCCAGAGCAGGTGCTCCACGCGCGTCGTGGCCTGCGTCGCGGCGCCGTAGGCGTACACCGCGGCCACCAGCGCGCCCAGCGGGCGGCGCTCCGCGTCCGTCTTGCCGTTGTCCACCGCCTGGCCGCTGCCACCCGTGAAGGTGTTGCCGTGGATGTAGACGTCCGCGCTGTTGAAGTTGAAGAACGCGGCGCTCCACAGGCTCAGGTCATCCTCGATGGCGAGGCCGCTGAGCACGGCGATGTCCACCGTGTGGTTGTCACCCCAGGTGTTGCCGACGAACTCCACCCGGCGCGACGCGAGGATGAACGTACCGGTGCCGGCGGGCACCTGCGACACCGTGCTGCTGCTGGCCGTCACGGAGGCGAAGTTGTCGCGGTTGTTCCCCGTAATCGTGTTGCCGGTGATGAGGATGTCCGTGCCCTTGATGGGGTTGCCGGGGAGGTCGAACACCACGAGGCCCGTGGTGTTGTCCTGCGCGGTGTTGCCCTGCACGTAGGCGAACTTCGTGTTCTCGATTTCGATGCCCGCCACGTTCTGCTTCGCGATGTTGCGGCGGACGATGGCGTAGCGCGTCTGCCCCACGTAGATGCCGGCGTCGGCCGCGTTGTAGGACTCGCAGTCCTCAATCGTGACGTAGGACGACTTCACCGGGTAGATGCCGTACTTGCCGTTGTTCTCGTCGTCCGCGTTCTTCCACTCGGTGCGGATGCGCTGGACGAAGACGTTGGCGGAGTTCTCCACGCGCAGCGCGTCCTTGCGCGCGTTCCAGATGGCCAGGTCCTTCACGGTGAACAGCTTGCCCACCACGTCGATGCCGTTGGTGTTGCTGGCGGCGCCGGTGAAGTCGAGCACCGTGCTGGCGCTGCCGCCCGTGCCCTCGCCCTTGGCGCCCTTGCCCGCGCCGACGATGGTGATGCCGTTCGTGCGGATGGTGAGGGCGTTGTCGAAGACGAACGTGCCCGCGCCGAGCTGAATGGTGGTGCACTCGGCCAGGTCGTTCACCGCGTCCTGGAGCGCCTGCACCTGGTTGGCGTTGAAGGTCAGCGTCGCCTGGGGCTTGCCCGTGCAGGAGAACTCCTGGGGCCAGACCTGGGTCGTGCCGGCGTCGGTGCCCGCGTCGGTGCCGGCATCCGTCCCCGCATCAGTCTGCGTGCCCGCGTCGGTCTGCGTGCCCGCGTCCGTTCCCGGGTTGCCGGCGTCCGGAGTACCGGAGCCGTCATCATCATCCGAGCATGCGGGAAGGGCGAGCAGACCCACCAGGGCGAGGAGCACGGTACGAGGCGCGCGCGACAGCGGCAGACGGTGCATCAGGGGTTCCTCCTGCGGAAAGCGCTGCGCCTCTTCGCTCCCGAGCGTGGGGCTCCAGGGCGCAAGCAAGACCGAGCGAATCCTCCCCGTGAAGATGGTCAACCTCAAGGGTCCGGTGACGAATTCATGACGCACTACCGTGACGCGGTGCGTTCTGTAACCGGGTTGAGAATAGGCGCATGTGTCGAGCGACACCGCGCGTCCGTTGCACGCGGATTCGTGCCGTGGAAGCACCGCGCACAGGACTTCGTCGGGCTCCACCCCGGCGTGTCGGGCACCCGCCTGGCTCGGGTAGAGAAAGCTCCCACCCGATTGTCGGCAGTCCCTGTGGAAGGCGGGCCCCCCTCTGGGAGTTGCAGGGGGAAATGACCCGGGGGCCCCTGAAAAGGCCGGAAACGCCGTCAAGCGGACGACAGACCGTTCCTGTAGTAAGTCGCCCCCGGAACCGACTGTGGCGGCGGTGTCTCACCGACCGCGCAAGGCGAAGGAAGGGCAACGACATGCGGAAGACGTGGCTGGTCGCGGTGATGCTGGTGCTGGCGGGCTGCCAGCAGCCGGCGAAGACGGATACGGCGTCCGGCGGGGGCGCGACGGGTGGCGGCAGCGCCGCGAACCCGCAGACGGAGGAGCAGAAGACGCTGTACGCGCTCGGCCTGTCCATTGGCCGGAGCATCAGCGTGTTCGACATGACTCCGGAGGAGCTCGAGTACGTCAAGGCCGGCATCACCACCCAGGTGAAGGGTGAGAAGTCGCCGGTGGACATGGAGACGTACGGTCCGAAGCTGCAGGAGCTGGCTCGCTCGCGCAGCACCCGCAAGGCGGAGAAGGAGAAGGAGAACTCGAAGAAGTTCCTCGAGGAGGCCGCCAAGGAGTCCGGCGCCAAGAAGACCGAGTCCGGCCTCGTCTACAAGGAGCTGACCCCCGGCACCGGTGAGTCGCCCAAGGCGTCCGACATCGTGAAGGTGCACTACAAGGGCACGCTGACCAACGGCACCGAGTTCGACAGCTCCTACAAGCGCGGCGAGCCCACGCAGTTCCCGCTCCAGGGCGTCATCAAGTGCTGGACCGAGGGCGTGCAGATGATGAAGGTGGGCGGCAAGGCGAAGCTGACCTGCCCGTCGGACATCGCCTACGGCGACCGCGGCGCCCCGCCGAACATCCCCGGTGGCGCGGCCCTGGTGTTCGAGGTGGAACTGCTGGAGATCGTCAAGGCCCCCGAGACCCCGCCGGGCATGCCGGGCATGCCGGGTGGCGCTCCTCCGACGGGCGCTCCGCACGGCAAGCCGGCGACGCCTCCGGCGCCGACGAAGTAGTCACACCGCTGCTCCACGGGAGCGGCGTCTGAAAGAGGGCTGGTGGGGGATGTCTCCCTCCCAGCCCTCTTCGTGTTTGCGGGGCTTCGTCCGCGTGCGAGCCGGTGGCGCGCGGCGGTCGGCCCGGGGTACGCAACGGGGTCATGCACTCGAAGAGGGAGCACGCCATGCGCCAGAGCCTGCTGCTGTTCTTGGGAGCGTTGTTGCTGGGGGCCTGTGTCAGCGGACGCACCGTGGAGGTGGGGCGCGAGCCGTCGCCGACGGGGGCCGTGTCGGAGGCGGAGTTCAAGGCGATGCACACGCTGCGTCCGGACGCGGCGCCGCCGCGCAAGGGGCAGGAGGTGGAGGTGGCGGGGACGAAGATGTACCTGAGCCTCCCCGAGGGTGCGAAGGGACCGCTGCCGGCCGTGCTCGTCATCCACGAGTGGTGGGGCCTCAACGAGCACATCCAGCACTGGGCGGACCGGCTGGCGGCGAACGGGTACGCGGCGCTGGCGGTGGACCTGTACGGCGGCAAGGTGGCCACCACGCGGGACGAGGCGATGGCGCTGGTGAAGTCGGTGGACGCGGCGCGCGCGCTGGAGGTGCTGAAGGCCGCGCACGCCTTCCTCCAGAAGGACGAGCGCATCCGGGCGGAGCGCACGGGGAGCATCGGCTGGTGCTTCGGGGGCGGCTGGTCTCTGCGTGCCGCCATGGCCCTGCCGGAACTGGACGCGGCGGTCCTCTACTACGGCAACCCGGTGACGGACCCGAACGAGCTCGCCACCATCCACGCGGCGGTGCTGGGCATCTTCGGGACGAAGGACGCGTCCATTCCGCCGGAGAAGGTGGCGGAGTTCCGCCAGGCATTGGACACGGCGGGCGTGCGGCACCGCATCCTGGAGTTCGACGCGGAGCATGCCTTCGCCAACCCGTCCGGCGGCCGCTACGACGAGCACGCCGCGTCCACGGCCTGGCAGGAGACGTCCGCGTTCCTGGAGCAGTACCTGAAGCGCTGAGGCGCGGACCGGGGGCGAGGTGTTGGCCACCTGTCCGATGGGAGCCGTGCCGCTCGGCCGCTGTTGCTCCCTGCCCCCGGGTCGGCTTGAAGGGCGGGCTCATCCTGGAGGGCATGTGCTGAGGACTGGAGCGCGCGTCGCGGTGGGGCTGTGCCTGCTACTGGCCAGTGGCGTGGGGCGGGCAGCGGACGGAGGCGTGGCTCCTGCTTCGCGCGTCGAGGAGGTCACCTTCCGCAGCGGGGACGTCACCCTCGCCGGGACGCTGTGGCTGCCGTCGGGCGTGGCACCCCGTGCGGCGGTGGTGCTGCTGCACGACGAGGACTCCGGGGCGCGGCTGTCGCCGGAGCCGTACCCGGCCTTCCTCGTCCAGCAGGGGCTCGCGGTGCTCACATATGACCGGCGGGGCGCCGGGCGCTCCTCGGGGGAGGGGCAGCCGTGGGTGGCCGGCATCGACGCGTGGGCGGACGACGGGCTCGCGGCGGCGAGGCTGCTCCGCGAGCGCACGGGCGTGCGCGACGTGGGGTTGATGGG contains these protein-coding regions:
- a CDS encoding parallel beta-helix domain-containing protein, coding for MHRLPLSRAPRTVLLALVGLLALPACSDDDDGSGTPDAGNPGTDAGTQTDAGTQTDAGTDAGTDAGTDAGTTQVWPQEFSCTGKPQATLTFNANQVQALQDAVNDLAECTTIQLGAGTFVFDNALTIRTNGITIVGAGKGAKGEGTGGSASTVLDFTGAASNTNGIDVVGKLFTVKDLAIWNARKDALRVENSANVFVQRIRTEWKNADDENNGKYGIYPVKSSYVTIEDCESYNAADAGIYVGQTRYAIVRRNIAKQNVAGIEIENTKFAYVQGNTAQDNTTGLVVFDLPGNPIKGTDILITGNTITGNNRDNFASVTASSSTVSQVPAGTGTFILASRRVEFVGNTWGDNHTVDIAVLSGLAIEDDLSLWSAAFFNFNSADVYIHGNTFTGGSGQAVDNGKTDAERRPLGALVAAVYAYGAATQATTRVEHLLWDGIDPAPRNETLKNPINICFTGNTLPATTKEAIVDFDLQAVAAKLMSASPDVPGAFAETRRYSQGAAPFNCSGFAPALALP
- a CDS encoding dienelactone hydrolase family protein, with product MRQSLLLFLGALLLGACVSGRTVEVGREPSPTGAVSEAEFKAMHTLRPDAAPPRKGQEVEVAGTKMYLSLPEGAKGPLPAVLVIHEWWGLNEHIQHWADRLAANGYAALAVDLYGGKVATTRDEAMALVKSVDAARALEVLKAAHAFLQKDERIRAERTGSIGWCFGGGWSLRAAMALPELDAAVLYYGNPVTDPNELATIHAAVLGIFGTKDASIPPEKVAEFRQALDTAGVRHRILEFDAEHAFANPSGGRYDEHAASTAWQETSAFLEQYLKR
- a CDS encoding FKBP-type peptidyl-prolyl cis-trans isomerase codes for the protein MRKTWLVAVMLVLAGCQQPAKTDTASGGGATGGGSAANPQTEEQKTLYALGLSIGRSISVFDMTPEELEYVKAGITTQVKGEKSPVDMETYGPKLQELARSRSTRKAEKEKENSKKFLEEAAKESGAKKTESGLVYKELTPGTGESPKASDIVKVHYKGTLTNGTEFDSSYKRGEPTQFPLQGVIKCWTEGVQMMKVGGKAKLTCPSDIAYGDRGAPPNIPGGAALVFEVELLEIVKAPETPPGMPGMPGGAPPTGAPHGKPATPPAPTK